The following nucleotide sequence is from Cinclus cinclus chromosome 23, bCinCin1.1, whole genome shotgun sequence.
GTCCCCGTGTACCCCCATGTCCCCCGTGTCCTccgtgtcccccgtgtcccccgtgtcctcCGTGTCctccgtgtccccgtgtcccccgtgtccccgtgtccccgtgtccacCGTGTCCTCCATGTCctccgtgtccccgtgtcccccgtgtcccccgtgtcctccgtgtccccgtgtcccccgtgtccccgtgtccccgtgtccacCGTGTCCTCCATGTCctccgtgtccccgtgtcccccgtgtcccccgtgtccccgtgtccacGAGCGGCGCGGCCACACCGCCGGTCTCACACTGACCCCCAGCGTCGGGCGGCTGCTGAGCCCAAGCTGCTGCCCCGGCCGGGGAGTTCTATTGGAATTAAACCCTAATTAAACCCTAATTAAAGCCTGTAGCAAAGAGACGTGACAAAGCGGGAAGCGGAGGGGCGGGAGCGCCTGTTCCCACGGCTACAGTTACTGCAGCCCTTAAATTGAGCCAGGAAAAGGTTTCTGTAGCTGATGCTTTTTAACAGCCAAGCCGAGTTGCCAGTAAATCATTAAAATCTATCTAATCAGTCTCCTGGAGCAAAGGTAAGGATTTGGACCCAGTGAGACGCTTTGTGCTGGGAGAGATTTACTTGTGGTTTgtgaaacactttaaaaatcaatatgCCCAGAGCAAGAGGGGCTTAGGGAGGGCAGGAGACCTGGGGCAGGAGGAATTCACTGGGTAGTATTTGGAGGTCCCTTGGGAAGGATTTGCCAGATATATACTAGAGATTGTTACAAGAAGTGCATCAGTAGCAGGAGGACAAGATCATGAACAGAAGGGCTCCAGGCAAGGGTTTGGGGAAGAGTCCTGGTAGGGCTCCAGGGTCTCCAGCTGTACCCATCACAGGAAGCCCAGTGCCAAACAGCCCCTCAGACAGGCACTGCAaccccccagcctgggctggcttcTCTGCACTCGCTGTTCTCTGATCTCCCTTATGATTTGTCATTAACGAATGTCACAGGTTTCCTCTTTGTTGCTCTTTCTCACAAAGCCCACATACAGCTCTGTCGtgttaattaatttcttcagatACTGCCTTTTCACGTTTGGTCCTTGATAAAACACTTGCAAGCAATCCAAAATAAGAACTAAAAGAGATTTCTCACATGGCAAGCATAAAGTTTCATTATGTACCATAAAttctctgtgatttctgtgtcaAGGCTCACCAGCTTCTGATGTCAGCACTCCTCTGTGTTGGAAATGAGGGGTTTATTCCATGTGAGTGGTGCAAAGGTCCTCAGGTCAGCAGTGCTCAGGACAGCTGCATTGGAAGGTTGCAGATTTTTGTGAATATTCTATATGTTCTATATGGGATATTGACTACCAAAGAATTTCCCAGGAGACAGTGTCTCTAGGAGCCCAAAACTGGCAGTTCATAGAAttttggaatcacagaatggtttggcttaGAAAgcaccttaaaaatcatccagttctaactccctgccatgggcaaggacaccttccttagaccaggttactcagagccccatccagcctcaATGCTCACCAATATTACCTGAGCTGGTATGACAACATTATGTGATGGAAGGGAACAGCAgctaaacattttttcttcatatctTCAACACGAGACCAACGCTTCCTGctgaggaggcagaggaggcagCCAGAAGGATGCAGCAGGAGCAAGGCTCCTGGTCCTGGTTATTGGGAAGTGGATACTCCTTCTGCTTTCTCCCCAGAAGAATTCAGCCATTTGAACCCAACCCACCTTTCCCGTGGCAGGAAAAGGCCAGCCAGAGCTCCTGATGGATGGCTGTTCAGTACAACAGACCTCACATTCAACAGTTAACAGCCAGCATGTTTACAGGCAACattttttttggctgctgtccctggcaTGTCAGTCATGTTTAGCCAAATGAACTGGGAGGATTATAACAGACAGGGACACTGGTGCAAGTGACAGGCGCAGAGACAAGTGCTGCAAGAAGCTCATTTGCACATGGAGTttcacagcccagctctccctTCCTGCTCCATAAGctcatcagctgctgctgcagagccgcCAGTTTTCACAGGAATGAGCTCACAAaccctctttttatttttttcttccccgCCTGCTTAGACAACATATTCTAACAtaacccattttttttttaatactgagaaTAAGCCCCCTTTTATGTGGAAATGTGGGTTTAATGTAAATAGCTCGTGCTGCTCTGATTCTCTCTGAGGGCTGTTGGCTGCTGGCAGTCCCCCTGTCGTCTTTTAAGTCGCTTGGGAGTCACTGCTGCTGAGATGGGGATGGATCTCAGAGGGATCCGCAATCTCTCCCGGGTGCTTCCTGCGCTGTGTGACAGTTTTATCTTGGCCATATTTCAGAATATGCAGCAACATCTGCAGCTGTGAAATTGTCACCACCTGCCCCCAAAATAACGTGGTTAAAGGGGGGAAGAGAGTGAGCGTGACATGAGAGTTCTGGAGGGAGCCCTGTCTTCCCAGCTCCATCTAAGCTTCTGTGTCCCttgcaagtgtccaaggccatcCCACAGAACATCATGTGCTTGTAGTTGTGTACCTCATCCCACACCAGGTCACCAAAGACCACAGGACTGCTCAGGGCTTTGCCACCCCCTTCTCAGTGTTCTCAATGTCCACATCAGCTTTCCAAAGCAGcataaaacccaagaaacatACAGTGTTGTGAAAAGTACTTATTAGAATTGTCAACATTAAATTTTCCTTACTATTTTCAGTTTGTtgtggaaattaaaaaagaacCACGTTTTCCAGCTgtagaaatgctgcttttcagccAGTTTTAGTCTGCGGCTGTTTACAAGACAGTATAAGTTTTCACTGCCTAATAAAAACAATCATCTGTATTCCATGGCTGCAAGCAACAACACTGTGAGGGAGTGGAGTAAGTCGAGGAAGCTTTGGAGAAGAATATGAATTATCTCACCCGAAGAACAAAGAACAGACGGACCCTGAGCACTGAGGGAAATTGCACAACAACGTGCAGGCAGATCTCCAATCCTGTACAGTTTAACTGGGGGATTTTATACTTTtgagaaaaaatgtatttcttgaATATCCCCATAGGTACAGTCTTGCCACTTATTTCTGCAATTTAAATTGTTGCTTCTGTTTTTTAAGGCCAGGCTGAATGGACAAGCATTTAATCAGCCAAGTTGGATGGAGGAGCACAGGTACCACTGAGACTCGTGGGACGACTCTGCAATGAGCAAGAACATTAAAGGCTGCTATAAAGAAACAAGCTCCTGTGCCCTCAGATGGACGGAATTATAAAAatccccacagcatccccaaagCACTGAATTAACTGGAAAAGGAGCTGTGTTTAATGTGATGGATGGAGCCCGTGGGCCCCATTGTGAGGACGTGGCCATCAGGGCACTGGTACCTGCCATCActccctgcagcacctcccCGGGAACATCAGACAGGATAATTACATACTTAAATCTGGGTGCTTTACTAAACAGAAATTCATCTGCTACCCTCAGAGTCCTTGAAGTTAAAGAGGGATTTGAGTTACTGACATAATTTGTTCCCTGAGGGCTgtggaaagcagagagaagaacATCTGAATAATAACTCTCTGACCACGTCTTGAATGGGAGCGAGTGCTGCTCCAGAGTGAGACACAATGGGAAGCAAACGATTTCAAGTATTTATAAGCTACATAGTTCCCAGGCAGGATGGGGTTGGGTTTTTCCccaagcagcagccaggagggaggTCAGTAAGTTCCCTTCAGAAACTGTAATTGCAGCTTCGGATACTTGAAGGGAACTTATAGGTAAGATGAGGCAAGACTCTTTACCAAAGCATGTAGTGACAGCACAAGGATGAATGGGTTTAAACCGATAGAGAGTAGGTTCAGATTGGAcactgggcaggaattgttccctgtgagggtgggcaggccctggcacagggtgcccagagcagatcctctggatccctggaagtgtccaaggccaggctggacggggcttggagcaacctgggacagtggaaagcgtccctgccatggcagggggatgaCACTGGGTAATCTTCaatgtctcttccaacccacCCCATTCCGTGATCTGTGAGAGCTGCCTTGTGCTCCCTTTGACAAAACTTCTGTTAAGGTGATGCTGTCTGTGGTCCAAGCTAGGGGCTGCTGTGTGTGAGGGCCGTGGGTTCCCTGCCCTCAGGGGCCAGGATGAGGCTGCCCTTTGCCCGGAGCCCTTTGCCCGGTGCCCTTTGCTCGGTGCCCGGAGCGCTTTTCCCGGAGTCCTTTCCCCGGTGCCCGCGCTCGCCCCGGGGCTCCTTTACCGAGCTCCACAAGATGGCGAGCGCGGGCCCGCGCGCGGCCCAAGATGGCGGCGGTCGGCGCGGCGCGGGGCCGGAGGCGCTGGGACACCCGCGGCACCGCTCGCCCACGGCCGCGACACCGGGACCGGCGCTCCGCGACGGCAGCCCCGGCAGCTGACCCCGCACAGCCCGCGGGGAAAGCGGCCGACACGGCGAGCCCGGTATGGGGGACGCGGCTGGGTGGGATGGTGTTGCGGAGGGGAAAGGCCGCGGGGCCAGGTGATTACAGCGGGGGGATCGTATGTAATTATTAACAGCTACAATCTGAGCATCACCATGTGGGATTTATCAGGAGAATTGAGGTAAATTTATTGCCGTTCCCGCTCCTCCCACGCCGTCGTTTGTGCCAGTGCAGAAATACAGAGCAGGTTTAGTTGCTTGCTCTACTGGGTGATGACAgtcaggccctggcacagtAATCCCATTAGCATCATTCTTAAGAAAAGATGAACATGGTGGTTGGCCTCATACGGTGCTAGTTTTTCTCTGAGCAAAGTCTTCTTCACTTGCTGGTGATGGTCTGTACATTGTGGTTTATATAAGCTGTCTGCTACTCTTTTACTCTCTACACGCTGTTTCTACTAATTACTTTACTTAGAAGGTTTGGATCAAAATGCCACTCGTGTGATGGAGCCCTTCTGTTCTGTTAGCTTTACAACGAAAGAGATAaggtgattttattttatttctagtgAGTTTTAGGATCTTATCTTTTTTTCTAGCAGTGTTCATCACATGAAGCTGCTGAAGGACAGCCCACAAAAAGGATGAAGTGTGAAGAAAGCAGTCTAAAATCAGAGCTAGAGGGACTCACATGTGAAAGTGGAAACCTTGCTGCTCAGGGGGAAGCACCTAAAACATTTGATGAGGATGGAGGTTCAGAAGATCCAGGAGATAGCAATGTAATCCAACAGAAAAAAGATGAAAGCATTCCAGAGACTGGtgaagggaaggagagaaaggagcTTGGCGTTCCTCTGGAGCCACAAGCAGTGAAATCCAGTGGTACTCCATTAAAAATGGGTGGATATCTACACCACTCTCATGTGTTCAGTGAAgaggagagcagctgtgggagcttTGATGGGGCCACCTCGGAGGATGCGGATCACCTGTGGAGGCCGATGCTCCTGGAGTACAGCAGCTGCCTCTCGGATGAGGACAGCAACCAGCCCATGCCAGTGCACCGGTTCTTTGGAGATGTTGAACTGGTGAGATGATGAGTCTGTTCCTTGCTTAAGGCTCAGCCCTGGTCTGCTTAAAATTTACCTCAAAACTCTTGATGAATTTTACCAGTATTGTTGGGCCCTGTACCCCAGATGAAATTGACTCTATCAGAGATGAAATTACTTGCCCAGCTAAATTCATTTCAGGTGTAAAATCTTTCTTATTTAGACTTTTTAGCCCAATTCCGTGAAATAGGTATTTTTACTGATAATGACACTATGGAGACATAATATTGTTGACAAAATAGATTTTTGCTTGTCTTTGGTTCTTAACAGAAACATAGAACAGCGTGGGTTGGAGGGACTTTTCTAATCACCcagttccagccctgctgcactgGGATTGTTTGGAATGGAAACTGGTTTCTGTCTACCTCAGCTCTTGAACTGATCCAAGGGCCAGAGCTTTGTATTTGAGTCTCTTTAACAAAGCATAATTTTGGGGCAAGCGAAGCTGCCATCTTTTAGGTGTTTCTTGTGGTATTTAGGGAAGAGTGAGGATTTGTTTAGAGAGCCCTTCACCCTCTGTCAGTCCTTTTCACAGCAGTGGAAGGAATGCCAGCCCTGGGATCTAGTTTGTGCAGACTCCCCTTAAAGCCCCACAGCTTTAGCTTTGGGTTTGTGTCACTGCTCCCAAGCTGAGGTTAGGTTCCTGTGTCAGCTGAGAGAGGGTGGGAGCTGGTAGAGGTAGAAGTTCTGCCATTTGCCATCACAGATTTTCCTTGTTGATCTTCTCCCTCCAGCATCTCCCAGCAGTTGTGCTCCCAAGCGTGACGAGGAGCAGGAGAGAAGCCAGGAAGCTCCATTTCTTTGCAAAGGAagatgatgaggaggaggaggaagaggatgttGTCTGATGACAAACTGTAAACAAATTaaatccttctttttccttgcgACCACATGGCAATGGTTTTGTCAGTAACATGAAGTGTCTGTTTGCCTTTTCTCAGGGAGAGAACTGGGAGAGTTTGTTTTGCAGGAATTGGCAGATACAGTATTCCAGCGGTTATCTGGTGCAAATACTGAAGTTTCAGTGATTTGGAAATAAAGTATAATTTAGTACTTTATCACTGatacttaggaaaaaaacacagggaaaatagGAGTTtgtattgttgtttttttttttttttttttggtaaatttgAGCCTCTATCTTGAGAAAGTATTTGGTTATACTCCTTTTTTTCAAAGTAGTTAAAAAAGATGCTGGAGCAAGGTTCTTTTAATTCTGCGATGTCTGTGGCATCCAGGTAATAAAGGAGCCAGTTGACTCCCTGGTACAAAGGTCAAGGGTCTCCCTTCTGTGGGGTTATTTACACCTAACTCAGGACCAATTAAACCCCTAAAATACAGTGGTGCTGGCAAAATGAAATGCAGTATGTCAGAGTGGGTTTAGTGTGCTCATCTCTGGGAGCTCAGCATGTTTTCATTGCATGTCAGCTCCCCAAACACCCACCCCGTggtgctgcctcctccttccACCTGCTGCTCCAAGTATTgtcctttgtgtattttttcaaCTGGTTTCCAGTAGGGATTTTTGGAAACAAATGCTTTGGTGGTGATACACAAGGAATACCATCCCTTGGATTTGATGGACAGAGGAAGATTGCTAAGGCTGTGGGGCAGCCCCCTCTacatgtttaaaaaagaaaaggagcaacCTCAGCTGATTCCTGGAACTGTTAATTCACCCAGTGTTTGTGGGAATATTTCTTTGAAAGTGTGATTATGCAATAAGCTTCTAGGTATTTATTGTTATAGCTCCTTCTATGTTTctaaaaatagagagaaaatgtTATCAGCAGAtggtttaaataaatattaatttctacaGCTAGAGCCTGTTAAACATTCAGAAGTTGTAAAGCAAACAAATTGCATATGCATGGCATGGTAATGCATTCCCATTTCCACTCCAGCTGATGCATTGTTTCTGTCAAAGATATTTCTTGGCTTCTTTTCACCCTAATTCTGTAACACagaaaaatccagatttttaaattgcatattCATAGTTCCACCCTAGCTCTATgttgcagcagctcctcccagcattccttcagtgctgtgtttgctgctggCTCTTTCTAGCAAACACAGTTTCACACACAGACATTCACTTCACTgtgcaaaatacattttcagtttGGGGGACACGTgccacacaggtgacacagggttTATCACCAGAatcctgctggtgctgccctcCCCAGTGCCAAAGAATGCAGGAAGGGAAGCTGGAAAGATTGATTGCATGCAGTGGAATTAGAAATCCTGTGCTTAAAATGCACCTCCTTGCCTTTCAGATTGCAGTGTTTGGGAAGGGACTGAATGTGTTGTTTAAAGTAAATGAATAATCTCTTTAGCAGAGCTTCCAAGACCCAGTAATTTGGGGCTCAGGCAGAAATACCATTTCCACACAATTTCATGTGGACTAACTGATCCAGGACCAACAATCTGATAGAAAATAGAGCTTTTCCTAGTTATTTACAGAGCAGAAAGTAGCTGGTGCTCAATTGATAAATACATTTCCCTTCATGCTCTATCACATCTGATTAATCTCTTGTGCACGTACTCATACACACACAGATGTGGgggcattttttattttaaaagttcacaCCATTTACATTTGACAATTCAAAAAAATTTGGTTGCTATCAACtggtattaaagaaaaaaaattcaagtaaaaaATTGAAGTAGTCCTGATTTGTTGCCTGAGGTACGAAATGTTTTACCAAAGCAATATTCTCCAAGGCAGTGGGTAAACATTACTGTAAACATGATCATTATAGCTGTCCTTGCTGGGGGTGCATCAAGCAAACTCGACCTGAAGAGGCAGGAAGTGTTAGAAAGGAGAGGGAATCAGCAGGGAAGAtggcaaacaaaggaaaagcaaaaatgtggGAATATGCTGTAGCTTTGCTCTTCTTTCTGGGAGATGCACATCCAAAGCACTGGCAACGGGGCAGGTGGGGATGAGGGCAGGAGTTGGGTACAGGTGAGGTGGCAGCTTCTCTGCTGAATCACCTTTGGCATTCCTGAAATACACTGGTTGCTACCTGCAAAAGGCACAGAGTGAAACATGATCCTGAATCCTGCTTTGTTTGGCTTCATCTCCAGAGGAATAGGAGTCTATGAGCCCCTGCAGGTTAGTTTGTAAGAAATGTTTTGTCCAAGTTTCATTTCTGTGTACTGTGAGTTTTGGGCCAACACTGGCCGGAGATGACAGGTTAGAATCAGTGTCAGCCTCTGGCTCATTTTGTACCTTTATCACACTTGATTTGAGCTGAGGGAAGCTTGTAAGGAGtgggaaggcaggagaggaGAATTAAATGGATATTGGAGAGTGCTTTGTGAGACTGTTGTTGGGTTACCCAGCCAGTCTTGTGCTAGGGACTCTCAAATAGTTCTTATTTAAGAAATTGGAgctatttaaaaacaacagaCAGACATGATTGAAAAAAGCAGCAGGTCCCTTCCAGAGACAGCACTAGGAAATCTCATGGGTTTGCTTCCTCTTTCTGTAAATTCTGGTTTTGTCACAACTGAGGTTATGATTGGTTTTCTTATGGCAAGCAATATGTACGAGTTTTAAATTATCCAGGGTAAACAGCAGCTGATAGAAATATTCCCAGTTCACTTCTCTCCCGTCTCGTGTTTTGACAGCTTCTGCCAGTTCTGGGACAACAGCACGTTTCTTCTCAATTCTTGGGGACACAAAAGACAAGACAATATTGCCATCAGGagttttttcagaaaaatccaGCCTCCATCTTCCTTTCAGAGCCAGGCAGAATTGGAATTCTTTCTCCATAACTAGgcatacaatttttttttcccccaagga
It contains:
- the C23H1orf174 gene encoding UPF0688 protein C1orf174 homolog, encoding MAAVGAARGRRRWDTRGTARPRPRHRDRRSATAAPAADPAQPAGKAADTASPCSSHEAAEGQPTKRMKCEESSLKSELEGLTCESGNLAAQGEAPKTFDEDGGSEDPGDSNVIQQKKDESIPETGEGKERKELGVPLEPQAVKSSGTPLKMGGYLHHSHVFSEEESSCGSFDGATSEDADHLWRPMLLEYSSCLSDEDSNQPMPVHRFFGDVELHLPAVVLPSVTRSRREARKLHFFAKEDDEEEEEEDVV